One Carassius auratus strain Wakin chromosome 16, ASM336829v1, whole genome shotgun sequence genomic window carries:
- the znf628 gene encoding zinc finger protein 91, with the protein MANTVATLVVQTELLPSQTPSSLSPFPSLLPSVEDGEEDGEKGEEEGKESGTVGLTGDMVTSSAPPATVAQNPEHPFQCLDCGKSFKWSSRLAHHQRSHNNERPYRCNLCPKAFKGSSALLYHQRSHSGEKPYKCDDCGKAFKRSSLLQIHRSVHTGLRTFQCSYCPLTFKWSSHYQYHLRQHTGECPYPCDSCSKAFKNSSSLRRHKNVHLGFKPYICDVCNKAFSQSTNLRQHMRIHTGERPYVCGDCGRSFTHSSNLALHRISHIEGKGKSAGKAGGADSGSAAREMEVVLTEDLNTVGMSISEMVGLVGGQEGGVGQVFLSHNTSSPVNSGTANQNILPLLTLTATSSTVTRSEHIHMSKNDTGAGVLLFSCGSCNETFSTQSHLEEHQTLHLDSLGPGGGGVTAENSTEAEGGGVSLVGATPLLADFEEVVETTTVADSGQTAELLGLDAIRNESGQAQYDLLQSFTASVNQMPTDTGVPTAQATTECVYCGKSFKTSSGLTRHVAQAHPLALSESRSQFNCSACDRSFPLLSSLLNHQHSHTPEQRLLAEAEAEIVCPSLSLPLSSLKRDGEDGEREIHVSLIAVTEEGERRTVKPSAKASGKGARRGGGNKTSATNNERPYRCSECGKSFKGSSGLRYHMRDHTGERPYRCTECGKSFKRSSLLSIHQRVHTGVRAFQCPYCPLTFKWSSHYQYHLRQHTGERPYVCQECGKSFKNTSCLRRHSQLHSGLRPHACSVCGKAFSQTSNLKQHERTHSGERPFQCSQCHKSFTHSSNLQLHLRTHSSRKDFKCQHCGKEFVMLSYLQRHLRTHSTRGAVACTKEAGKVPKGSGASETATLNLNLNVPGGLTSLFPTDGNSTLILSPPNLDIPPNTSQNYFMIQTTSGLQLIPLSNPTPTQHVPPPPPPPPPPPPPQTQNFLLLQCQSNNGNQPSLILVPTASSTNTLPTSSEPQTLPLVQTIPTMSQVLAAPQTQFQQFQPVQTQQRFILTNYNAPLITSQPQSTSTIARPILGTLGRNRKGGTRRGRKPKAATTVRTTPVKQPLMFSGVTSTSTTISSATSASSSKTEFPRVNADDPSAVSPVSISQEPGSSSVPAISIMSVTPNSTQQLHLTNSSPMLSSDPESVPVEEIPREHFVLCLKKEMENGGQGDGMEVKVEMEGGNDAGRSFVLQIEGEGQQEEGGNSEGGEKSYVLRFQTEGECEGDAGKEKTEMVSLNLLQEWTGQSEGHGTADAEGSVEVEKSFVLHFQTEPQSEEDIQPNSGFIGGPGEDLSLSCHPGQALVPLEGQDMVFELGDETKIDGSTVPGDSVQMIALIEGEGNGSGGRGSFKGAVGANSGQMEGIFQLEGGEGIVIIEVSTSSLREGGIEAADAVHTLAEGTEEKQANDAQEAREEVMSDESKLVEAESISSAEMGLIGT; encoded by the exons ATGGCTAACACTGTTGCTACTCTGGTGGTCCAGACTGAACTCTTACCTTCTCAGACGccctcctccctctctccctttcCTTCCCTCCTCCCCTCCGTAGAGGATGGAGAGGAAGATGGAGAGAAGGGAGAAGAAGAGGGCAAAGAGTCAGGAACAGTTGGGCTCACAGGTGACATGGTGACATCATCAGCACCCCCTGCAACGGTGGCTCAAAACCCAGAGCATCCATTCCAGTGTTTGGACTGTGGCAAGAGTTTTAAGTGGTCATCCAGATTGGCACATCATCAGAGAAGCCATAACAATGAAAGGCCATATCGTTGTAACCTTTGCCCTAAGGCCTTTAAGGGCTCATCTGCCCTACTATACCACCAGAG GTCTCATTCTGGAGAGAAGCCGTATAAGTGTGATGACTGTGGTAAAGCATTCAAACGCTCTTCTCTACTACAG ATTCATCGGAGTGTGCATACAGGCCTTCGCACTTTCCAGTGCTCCTACTGCCCTTTGACCTTCAAATGGAGCTCACACTACCAGTATCACCTCCGCCAGCACACTGGTGAATGTCCGTACCCATGTGACAGCTGCTCCAAAGCCTTCAAGAACTCCAGCAGCCTGCGTCGCCATAAGAATGTACACCTGGGCTTCAAGCCTTACATCTGTGACGTTTGCAATAAAGCCTTCAGTCAGTCCACTAATCTGCGACAGCACATGCGCATACACACAGGAGAACGCCCTTATGTCTGTGGGGATTGTGGGCGCAGCTTCACGCATTCATCCAACTTGGCGCTGCATCGTATCTCTCACATAGAAGGAAAGGGGAAAAGTGCTGGGAAGGCCGGAGGGGCTGATTCAGGGTCAGCAGCTCGAGAGATGGAGGTGGTACTGACGGAGGACTTGAACACTGTTGGGATGAGTATTTCTGAAATGGTTGGGCTCGTTGGTGGACAGGAAGGAGGGGTCGGACAGGTGTTCCTGTCTCACAATACTTCCTCGCCTGTTAACTCGggtacagccaatcagaacatccTGCCGCTGCTCACACTCACAGCCACTTCCTCCACTGTCACAAGGTCAGAGCATATCCACATGAGCAAGAATGACACAGGTGCTGGTGTTTTGCTGTTTAGTTGTGGCAGCTGTAATGAGACATTTTCAACACAGAGTCACCTTGAGGAGCATCAGACTCTACATCTAGATAGTCTTGGCCCAGGTGGTGGAGGGGTTACTGCAGAAAATAGCACAGAGGCTGAGGGAGGTGGAGTGTCACTGGTGGGGGCTACACCATTGTTGGCAGACTTTGAAGAGGTTGTTGAAACCACCACAGTTGCAGATAGTGGGCAGACGGCAGAGTTACTTGGTCTGGATGCCATTAGAAATGAGTCAGGGCAGGCACAGTATGATCTTCTGCAGTCCTTTACAGCATCTGTGAATCAGATGCCCACTGATACCGGTGTGCCAACAGCACAAGCTACAACAGAATGTGTCTActgtgggaagagtttcaaaACCAGCAGCGGTCTGACCAGACATGTGGCTCAG gCCCATCCTCTTGCTCTATCAGAGTCGCGTTCTCAGTTCAACTGCTCAGCATGTGATCGCTCCTTCCCTCTGCTCTCCTCTCTGCTCAACCACCAGCACTCCCACACTCCTGAGCAGAGGCTGCTTGCAGAGGCAGAAGCAGAGATCGTCTGCCCCTCTCTCTCATTGCCCCTGTCCTCATTAAAGAGAGATGgagaagatggagagagagagatccatgTCAGTCTAATTGCTGTTACTGAGGAGGGAGAGAGACGAACAGTAAAGCCATCTGCCAAAGCATCAGGAAAGGGAGCTAGGAGAGGTGGAGGCAATAAGACATCTGCCACAAATAACG AGAGGCCATATCGCTGCTCTGAATGTGGGAAGTCATTCAAAGGTTCATCAGGTCTTCGGTACCACATGAGAGACCACACTGGGGAGAGACCGTATCGATGCACAGAATGTGGCAAGAGCTTCAAAAGGTCCTCACTGCTCTCCATACACCAAAGG GTCCACACAGGTGTGCGGGCTTTTCAGTGCCCCTACTGTCCACTGACCTTTAAGTGGAGCTCACACTATCAGTACCATCTTCGCCAGCACACCGGTGAGCGGCCATATGTATGTCAGGAATGTGGCAAGTCTTTCAAGAACACCAGCTGTCTCCGTCGCCACAGTCAGCTCCATTCTGGCCTACGTCCACACGCTTGCTCTGTGTGTGGTAAGGCTTTCTCTCAAACCTCCAACCTCAAACAGCACGAACGGACACACTCTGGAGAAAGGCCCTTTCAGTGCTCCCAGTGCCACAAGAGCTTCACCCACTCATCCAATCTGCAGCTGCACCTACGCACGCACTCCTCGCGCAAGGACTTCAAGTGCCAACACTGCGGAAAAGAGTTTGTCATGCTCTCCTACCTGCAGAGGCACTTGAGAACTCACAGTACGCGGGGTGCAGTAGCATGTACAAAGGAAGCAGGAAAGGTACCTAAAGGTAGTGGGGCTTCAGAGACAGCAACACTAAATTTAAACTTGAATGTACCTGGAGGGCTTACCTCCTTGTTTCCCACTGATGGCAATTCCACATTGATTCTTTCACCCCCAAATCTTGACATACCTCCAAACACATCCCAGAATTATTTTATGATCCAGACGACTTCAGGGTTGCAACTGATCCCACTATCCAATCCCACACCAACACAGCATGTCCCTCCTCCTCCACCCCCTCCTCCCCCACCACCACCTCCTCAGACACAAAATTTCCTGCTGCTTCAGTGCCAGTCCAACAATGGAAACCAGCCTAGTCTTATCCTGGTTCCCACAGCATCCAGTACAAACACTCTTCCCACTTCTTCAGAACCACAGACCCTGCCCTTGGTGCAGACCATTCCGACAATGTCCCAAGTTCTGGCAGCACCCCAAACTCAATTCCAGCAATTTCAACCAGTTCAGACCCAGCAGAGATTTATTTTGACTAATTATAATGCTCCCCTCATTACTTCCCAGCCTCAAAGCACATCGACGATTGCTCGTCCCATTTTAGGCACCCTCGGTCGAAACCGTAAAGGAGGAACCAGGCGTGGACGGAAGCCTAAAGCTGCTACCACAGTTCGGACCACACCAGTTAAGCAACCGTTAATGTTTTCAGGTGTAACTTCCACATCTACCACAATATCTAGTGCCACTTCTGCTTCTTCTTCAAAGACAGAGTTCCCACGGGTTAATGCTGATGATCCATCGGCTGTGTCACCTGTCAGCATTAGCCAAGAACCTGGAAGCTCTTCAGTTCCTGCAATTAGCATTATGTCAGTGACCCCAAACTCCACTCAACAACTCCACTTAACAAACAGTTCCCCCATGTTGAGTAGTGATCCTGAGAGTGTTCCTGTCGAAGAAATTCCTAGGGAACACTTCGTTCTGTGCCTAAAGAAAGAAATGGAGAATGGAGGGCAGGGGGATGGGATGGAGGTGAAGGTGGAAATGGAGGGAGGGAATGATGCAGGGCGGTCTTTTGTATTGCAGATTGAAGGTGAGGGCCAGCAAGAAGAGGGAGGGAATAGTGAGGGAGGAGAGAAGTCATATGTCCTCCGTTTTCAGACAGAGGGAGAATGTGAAGGAGATGCAGGAAAAGAGAAGACCGAAATGGTCTCTCTTAACTTACTTCAAGAGTGGACCGGACAGAGTGAGGGGCATGGAACTGCAGATGCTGAGGGAAGTGTTGAAGTAGAAAAGTCCTTTGTGCTTCATTTCCAAACAGAGCCTCAGAGTGAGGAGGACATTCAGCCAAACTCAGGCTTCATAGGAGGCCCAGGTGAGGATCTCAGCCTTTCTTGCCATCCGGGTCAAGCCTTAGTGCCTCTGGAAGGGCAGGATATGGTATTTGAGCTTGGTGATGAGACAAAAATAGATGGAAGCACGGTTCCAGGGGACAGTGTTCAAATGATTGCACTGATAGAAGGTGAAGGCAATGGTTCTGGGGGAAGGGGCAGTTTTAAAGGTGCTGTTGGTGCAAACTCTGGGCAAATGGAGGGAATCTTCCAGTTAGAGGGGGGAGAAGGCATTGTTATAATTGAAGTTAGCACCAGCAGTTTGAGAGAGGGTGGAATAGAGGCAGCAGATGCAGTACACACTTTAGCGGAAGGAACTGAGGAAAAACAAGCTAATGATGCACAAGAAGCACGAGAGGAAGTAATGTCAGATGAGTCAAAACTTGTTGAGGCTGAGAGCATATCATCGGCAGAGATGGGACTGATTGGAACTTAG
- the aicda gene encoding single-stranded DNA cytosine deaminase — translation MISKLDSVLMTQRKFIFHYKNVRWARGRHETYLCFVVKRRTGPDSLSFDFGHLRNRSGCHVELLFLRHLGALCPGLWGSSVDGARMCYAVTWFCSWSPCSKCAEQLAHFLSQTPNLRLRIFVSRLYFCDEEDSQEREGLRHLKRAGVQISVMTYKDYFYCWQTFVARRERSFKAWDGLHENSVRLVRKLNQILQPSETEDLRDGFALLGL, via the exons ATGATCAGCAAGTTGGACAG TGTTCTCATGACCCAGAGGAAATTTATCTTCCATTATAAGAATGTGCGCTGGGCCCGAGGGAGACACGAGACTTACCTTTGTTTTGTAGTAAAGAGACGCACCGGTCCTGATTCCCTGTCCTTTGACTTCGGACACCTGCGCAATCGCTCCGGCTGCCATGTAGAG CTGCTCTTCTTACGTCACTTGGGTGCGTTGTGTCCGGGGCTGTGGGGCTCCAGTGTGGACGGTGCGAGAATGTGTTACGCAGTGACCTGGTTCTGCTCCTGGTCGCCCTGCTCTAAATGCGCTGAACAACTTGCCCACTTCCTGTCACAGACGCCCAATCTGCGTCTGAGAATCTTTGTGTCACGCCTTTACTTCTGTGATGAAGAGGACAGCCAGGAGAGGGAAGGACTGAGACACCTGAAGAGGGCAGGGGTGCAGATCTCTGTGATGACTTATAAAG ACTATTTCTACTGCTGGCAAACCTTTGTTGCACGGAGGGAGAGGAGTTTTAAAGCCTGGGATGGCCTTCACGAAAACTCTGTCCGACTTGTTCGAAAACTTAATCAGATCCTGCAG CCCTCCGAGACTGAGGATCTGAGGGACGGTTTTGCTCTCCTCGGGCTATGA
- the il11a gene encoding uncharacterized protein il11a — protein sequence MKLLGDSSSSLLLSLLLAQLHLLASAFPAHHRRIQTDFDKLTNQTRHLLKLTQDLLKNPVFATEIDHHRFKSLPAISSRVSDLTTLEFKSTLSQLYADLKSFEHHFEWLNRTTRKQQHSSVPKLTDMISHIKSLINALQRQMTRAEAPRIAVPSPSLPPNLAFHWEVVQSSQELLQQFRLFCDWASRVFLTLKSRLPA from the exons atgaaat TGCTGGGTGACTCCTCCTCATCGCTGCTCCTCTCGCTGCTGTTGGCTCAACTTCATCTGTTAGCATCTGCCTTCCCTGCCCACCACCGGCGGATCCAGACTGACTTTGACAAGCTGACCAATCAGACCAGACACCTTCTGAAGCTGACTCAGGATCTACTG aaaaacCCAGTGTTTGCCACAGAGATTGATCACCATAGGTTCAAGTCTCTTCCAGCGATCAGCAGCAGAGTCAGTGACCTCACCACTCTGGAG TTCAAGTCTACACTTTCTCAGCTCTATGCAGACTTAAAGTCCTTTGAGCACCATTTCGAGTGGCTGAACAGAACAACACGCAAGCAGCAGCACAGCTCAGTACCAAAGCTGACAGACATGATCTCCCACATTAAGAGCCTCATAAACGCCTTACAGCGTCAG atgacCCGAGCAGAGGCTCCCCGGatcgccgttccctctccctcgcTCCCACCTAATCTTGCTTTTCACTGGGAGGTGGTTCAGTCCTCTCAGGAACTCCTGCAGCAGTTCAGGCTCTTCTGTGACTGGGCCTCCCGAGTGTTCCTTACCCTCAAATCCAGATTACCAGCATGA
- the nat14 gene encoding putative N-acetyltransferase 14, whose protein sequence is MVRLDLGDVLLRRMQEKDIDAVKALIKEGCEGTENRLILYLLTRPLALLMLAILSSILRCVLHSFILALVIPVFIFIIYLKLTIPRSVGILGSSRPYWDYVGSSYHADTEPDLPNPHTGRAKLEKTRRRKKPKEKEKDKTNEKEQVDEDELKERAKVAGEVWVADSDGEIMGCVARDGWSRDGVCRVCRLVVQSWYRREGLGRLLVQGLESKTKQSGIRRVYAHVPFPSKVGEAFFRRLGYRLQGETAGTTEEEEEEDYEEPQKGWLGFPLTKVFVKDL, encoded by the exons ATGGTTAGATTGGACCTTGGTGATGTACTTTTGCGCAGGATGCAGGAGAAGGATATTGATGCTGTAAAGGCTCTCATCAAG GAAGGATGTGAGGGAACAGAGAACCGCCTGATTCTTTACCTTCTGACTCGTCCGCTCGCTCTCCTCATGCTGGCCATCCTCTCCTCTATCCTCCGCTGTGTACTGCACTCTTTTATCTTGGCCTTGGTCATTCcagtcttcatcttcatcatctacCTCAAACTTACCATACCACGCTCGGTGGGCATCTTGGGCTCCAGCAGGCCATACTGGGACTACGTGGGCAGCAGTTACCATGCAGACACTGAACCAGATCTACCCAATCCTCACACTGGCAGGGCCAAACTGGAGAAAACCAGACGGCGTAAAAAACCTAAAGAAAAGGAGAAGGACAAGACGAATGAGAAAGAACAGGTGGATGAGGATGAGCTGAAGGAGAGGGCGAAGGTTGCTGGTGAGGTGTGGGTGGCGGACTCTGATGGGGAGATTATGGGATGCGTGGCTAGAGATGGTTGGAGTCGGGACGGTGTATGTAGGGTCTGCAGGCTGGTGGTCCAGAGTTGGTACCGCAGAGAGGGACTGGGCAGACTGCTGGTGCAGGGACTGGAGTCCAAAACAAAACAGAGTGGCATACGGCGGGTCTATGCCCATGTGCCATTTCCATCCAAAGTGGGAGAAGCTTTCTTCAGGAGGCTGGGTTATCGTCTGCAGGGCGAGACTGCAGGGACtactgaagaggaggaggaggaggattaTGAAGAGCCACAGAAGGGTTGGTTGGGTTTCCCTTTAACTAAAGTGTTTGTAAAGGATCTATAA